In one Aricia agestis chromosome 5, ilAriAges1.1, whole genome shotgun sequence genomic region, the following are encoded:
- the LOC121726885 gene encoding gamma-secretase subunit pen-2, translated as MDLNRLTNDKKLSLCRWYFKVGCILLPFVWAVNAVWFFKEAFLKPPYEEQKFIRKYVIMSGIGAAVWAVILIAWVTTYQLNRVSWGETGDSLSFIVPMGRA; from the exons ATGGATCTCAACAGACTCACAAATGATAAGAAATTGAGCCTGTGCAGATGGTACTTCAAAG TTGGTTGTATTCTCCTCCCGTTTGTGTGGGCAGTCAATGCTGTGTGGTTCTTCAAAGAAGCTTTCCTCAAGCCCCCATATGAAGAACAGAAGTTTATTCGTAAAT ATGTTATAATGAGTGGCATTGGTGCAGCCGTCTGGGCTGTCATTCTGATAGCCTGGGTGACAACATACCAGCTGAATCGAGTTTCCTGGGGTGAAACTGGAGATTCTCTCTCCTTTATTGTTCCAATGGGACGAGCTTAG
- the LOC121726853 gene encoding histone chaperone ASF1-like, which translates to MKQEAGFKYISSCRLCLANNRRTIDILHTPLQPLYEKLISSSIHDETPMCFLCHKRLQQCHQFVKLIKDTQGLRENYIKNGYMMDTKPPKPVVQLAVHSVMNFGIPFEAIDNIETIVKEEAQVKEEPQSEDELEGNDVEDSEEEPEGEEEEEEEEENGEEESSEAEDDVPVKAMKRKQTTKTETPAKNKKAKN; encoded by the exons ATGAAGCAAGAGGCGGGATTCAAGTATATAAGTTCTTGCCGCCTCTGCCTTGCAAATAACAGGCGAACGATTGATATTCTTCACACACCGTTGCAACCACTTTACGAGAAATTAATAAGCAGTAGC ATACATGATGAAACTCCTATGTGCTTTCTTTGTCACAAACGATTGCAGCAATGCCATCAGTTTGTCAAGCTGATCAAAGATACCCAGGGCCTCAGAGAGAACTACATTAAAAATGGCTATATG ATGGACACCAAGCCCCCTAAGCCAGTAGTGCAGTTGGCTGTGCACTCAGTAATGAACTTTGGTATTCCATTTGAGGCAATAGATAACATAGAGACTATTGTGAAGGAGGAAGCCCAAGTCAAGGAGGAGCCGCAGTCTGAAGATG AGTTGGAAGGGAATGATGTAGAAGATAGTGAAGAGGAACCAGAAggtgaggaagaggaggaggaagaagaggaaAATGGAGAAGAGGAATCCTCGGAGGCAGAAGACGATGTGCCAGTAAAGGCAATGAAACGTAAACAGACAACAAAAACTGAAACACCAGCTAAAAATAAGAAAGCTAAAAATTAA